ACCCCCCACATTTCCACAGACTCGGGAGAAGCAGAAAGGGCGGTCATGGCTTCATCCTTAGGGGATCCCATAGGAGTAGACGTAGCCATGGGCTGGGCCGAGTCTGACCTTCCTTTGGGAGTAAGAGAGTGCAGCTTGCCTGAGTCGTTGTCATACTTGTTCGAAAGGGAAATTCCAGGGCTGTGAATGGTCACAAAATCTGGCCGAGATCCGCAGTTTGTGGCAGTGCATCCATAGTAAGCCTTGAGTTGTCGCTGGATGATTTCCCAGAGACTGTCGTGGTCTCGAAGAAGCGCTCCCGAATCTTCGTAGATAGTGACTCGTTTGATCCCAACGACAGAGCACCACACGACAATGTTGGCAATACTCTGTTTGATGCGGGCCTGCTCTCGGTCGTTGTGAACAGCCATCTTGACTCTGTATGCGTCAATCTCCCCCTGTGCCTGGTCGACCTCATCCTGACTGGGGTATATGACCTCTCCTGTGGCCAGATGAAGGGGTTTAGGTAGTGAGAGCTCTGGTGGTCCTTCCAGAAGAGGCTGAAGCTCGAAGACGAATCCTACGTTGTTGGGCACCGTTCCTAGCTTGGACACTTCCCGTTTGATCAACAGAGGAGACTTTTGCTGCTCTAACAGACCGAGATGAGCACCGAGGTCGGATGAGGCTGAAGCGTAGAGCCAGCTGAGGTGTCGAGAGGCCAATGGCAGACGTCTTGATACAGACACGACACAGCCTGTGATCCAAGTACGCAGCTGGTGGGTCCAGGAGGGATGGTGGGTCGTGGCAGAAGAGTCGGACGAGTCTGTGGACCTGAAGGAGGATCCCGATCCGTAACGTCGCAGCTGTTGGCCCCTATGTCTGGCGTTGTCATTTCTGGAGCTACCTCTGTGAGGTCTTGCCGGAGCCAGTGCCACGAGCCATAGAGTCCAAGTTCGCACCATGAGCAACACTGAGGTGGCTGCGTGATTTACGTCGCCGTGAATCTGGTACCAGAAGTCGATGGTATCATGTAGAAACACAAGAATGGCGTGTTGAATATGGAACTGCAACAGTTCCCATGTGGTGATGGGCATATCCTGGAGGTTAGCGCCAGGAGTAAAGATTCTGTCGAGCTCGAACCCCTTGAAGTTCACACCATCGAGTCCCAGAGATCTCGGGGTCACGACGGAGTATTTTTGAATTGTGCTCATAATGAGGGCGTTACAGACACAAGATGAGCTTTTAGATCACAGATATAAGGTGGAGGTGAGGTGTGGTGAAGACGGATAATTGACATATAGAGGGACTTACTGCATTTGTGTAATGTGGGACTGCAAgtataagtacagtagttagCCAGTGTGCGGTATAAAGCAGTTGCCACGGTAAAACATACAGTACCAATTCTTCGATTCGTCGAACTCTCGCGAAGTCGTCGTACTGTGGGTTACAAGCTGGGATCATACAGCTGTTGCCATCTCTGATGAACAACTGCAACAGATGGTGATGGTAAGTATTAATGCGTTCTTTGGACTGAACTGCTGGTCAGTGATATTTGATCAAATGATATCATGGCGACTTTCCAAGTTCACAGCCACTTGGTGGGGTGCCTTGTTCGGGGATGTTGCGTTCTCATGCCACCTCCAAAGCTGCCTCCTGTAGTGTGGGTGTCATATAGATACAGAACATTGTACATTGTTTGTGAGTGGATTGTCAAGatgcagtacatactgtagctccaCTGCAGTGCAACTCCATAGTTGCGATCTCACAAATGGCTTTACGtaccacaagtacagtacgaacTGGTACTCCTCTTCCCCAATACGATCGTCCCTCTCTCCGTCAGTGTCTCATCTGTTCAATTCGAGCTATGTTCCTAACTAGTTCACGATAAGATGGCGTGTCATCACATCGCTGCTCCATAATCCTACACTTAATTACATCACTTATATCACGTCAGCCATGCTGTCCTCCTATTACTGATTGCCTTGTCCGTCTTTGACCCACATTGTTTGGGTGTTtactgctgctcctgctgctgctgctcctgttcCCTAGCCCTGGCAGCCTCGTTCTGTGCGACGGCCGCTTGTGCCTGGGCATGGACCTGCTCAAACTGGCCCTGTGGAGGCTGGCCGTTGACGTCAATGTCCACATTGTGGAAGTCGAGAATCTCCGAGTACATCATCACCTTCCATGTGTCCACCGGCAAGTCTGCGTCATTGAACGACCAGTCGAACCGTTCCTCGGCTACAGGCTCGTCGCTGGGGTCGTGGTATGGTGCCAAGTAAGGGTGGGCCAGAGCCTCGGCCGCGGTTATTCGCTTTTTGGGGTCGAAAACCAGCATTTTCTCCATGAGATCGATGGCCTCGGGGTCGGCGTTTCGGAACTTGGACGCCAGAGGGATTCGTTCTCGCCGGGGCAGAGTTCTGACGAACCTCAAAGTGTTTTCCGAGCAGATGGTGTGAATCACATCTTCTGGGGGCGagcccagcagctcggtgatgatggagaactGGTGCACGTGGTCCTTGCCGGGGAACAGGGGCTTGCCCTCCAGCATCTCGGCGAAGATGCAGCCCGTGGACCAAATATCCACCTCCACATCGTACTTCTGCCACGTGAGCATGATTTCAGGCGCTCGGTAGTACCGGGTCGACACGTAGCCGGTCATCTGGGTGTCCTGGATTCGGGCAAGGCCAAAGTCGCAGATTTTCAGGTCGCAGTTCTCGTTGACGAGGATGTTGGACGGCTTGAGGTCTCGATGGACCACACCGGCAGAGTGCACGTACTTCAGGCCTCGCAGAATCTGGTAAAGAAAGTACTGAATGAactgcttctccagagGCCGGGTCATGAGCAGACGGTGCAGGTCTGtgcccagcagctcggtGACAAAGTAAATGTCTTCCAGCGGCGAGATGAAAATGTCGCTCAGGCAAATGAGGTTTTCGTGGCGCAGgtgcttgagcagcttgagctcTCGGTACGTCCGTTTCGACAGCACGGGAGTGCCGAACGGCTTCATGATTTTCTTGATGGCCACGTTCTGGTCCGTGAGCTGGTCCTTGGCCGAACACACGAGACCAAAGGCTCCCATCCCCACGGGGTTGAGATCCACGTATCGCGACGTGATTTCGAAACACGTGCCGAAGATCTGGGTCCGGATAAAGTCCGCCATGTTACGCGCTGTTCCTGGGAGACGGTAGAGAGAGTCACAGGGGTCCGAGCTACACTTGGTGATGTAGTGCTGCgagttgtgtggtgtgtgtggtgtctCGAGAGTATCGCCAACCTAACTTGTGCTTGCTGCACCAAACCAATTTTGAATTTTCAACCTGCAGGGTACGCGGCTGGCGGAGATGGTTGGGGGGGGGCTTCTGAATGTGGCTACGATCCTTGTGAGGGCATTTATCGACTTTGGTACACGGTATTCGGCCCCGGTTACATATTTCTGTTTTCTTTCGACGTCCCTTGTGCGTTCACGGCTCTTTTGTTGAATCGTGCCGTGTCATGACGTCAAAAAAAGAACGAACAGCACAGCAACCAAGCACACACGCTAGGTCACCAGAGAACAGCTTATATAAGGTGGCGAACTTGGGGAATTGAAATTGAGAGCCGGGAGTGCCAGCATGGTTACACACACAGCCCGTCCCGCTCGTTATCACTCCGTTTTACGCTCCTCATATCCCCCCACTTAATGTCTCATTATCGCCGCATTGTCGTTGATTGGGTGTGCTTATGTTGTCAACTTGGGAACATGATACAGTTGACTTGAAGAATGATCATACTGTAAATGAATATCtcagtacttgtacaagtactcgattatgtacaaatacaagcaAAATACACCCCCATCTGCACAGTATCCATCACACACGGCTATAGACGGCATACAAGTAGTTCCCCTCACACACGTACACACCCATCCATCAATCACAGGTGGCTTTTTAGAGTCCAACAAACAGCAGACCGCAGAGTTCTCTTTTCCACCACACAAAGAGAATGACAAGCACTACACGAGAATCATTCGTAGAAATGGTGTCGctatcgtacaagtacgagcactcgtattgtacaataGCATCTGAAAAGATATCGTCGTATAACTCGCAAACCACAACAGATATGAACAAACCCACTGCGATATTCTTATCTGAGTATCACATGTACCTGGCACCTTGACTTGCAGCATCATAGACCCAATGTTTGGATCTAATTTGCTGTCAGAAGGCGTCGTATCTGAATTCAGACGTCGGAGAGAACGGGAGTACgacagaagaagcagttcACATATTAGTAACCAATCACATTCCACCCGCTCACCAGTCAGCCATCAACCCATTTCCATAGACTCTCTGCATCTCATTTATTGCTTCTATTGTTTTCTCGTTTTGTTATGAACCAACCCCACACTGCAAATTCAACATCACAGGATTCTGTATACCTGCGAATGAGAACAATTTGGTTGACTCTGTTGCTTAAAATAACCCCTGTTTAAACAACAAGGTTACTGTCTTATTGCTATTAAATCCTATCATTTAACTTCTCAATAAGCCGTTAATCTCGGTTTTTCTtgggggtcacgtgatgtaATTGTTGCCTGTGGTGTAACGGGAgctttttattttttaaaatTCAGGCatcctggccgagcggttAAGGCGAGAGATTAGAAATCTCTTGGGGTTTCCCCGCGTAGGTTCGAATCCTGCGGATGTCGTCATTTTTTTGTCCTTGCACAACTTTTTGCTATAGGAAATACCATGGACaacttactgtactgtactacaactacaagtagtacgCTCtacacaaccaccaccccctGTATCATTAATCATGCAATGTATAAATAATTATGTATGCTATGTCGTGTCATCAATTCCCATATCCATCTCCTTCACACCCAGACTCTTCTCTATCCCTCCGTCTCCAGTTTCCTCCTTAGACCTTTCCATTCGCAACCGTCttcgctcctcctctcgagctgccttctcctccttttcccACGCGTTGGGCGACCGGAAAACTCGCTGGAAGAGCGTCTTGCCCTTGTTAGccttggagaagaggtATCCTCCCGAGAAGAGGAACGTAGGGATTGCTGATATGACAGAAACAAGTCCGACAGACAAGACCATCATTCCCCAGCCACTTCTGTCCTTGGTGGCTCCTGCTTGAAGCGGTCCAATGATGATACCGATAGAAAAGGCGACGTTGAAGATACCAAAAGCAGAAGCcagacctcctcctttgCCGTAGAAGCCAGGACGTCGCTTTTCGAGTTTGGCAGTGAAAGAAGCCAGATCGGTCATCACAGGACCAACCAATACAACAAGAGAGGCTCCCAGAAGTGCTAGGAGCGCACACAGAAGAACCACCTGTCTCACATTGTGGTGGTCGGGTAGACGGAGAAGAATGAAGCAGGGGCAGGCACAAATGAAACCCAGAGTCGCAAATAACTTGACTCCAAACTTGTCAACCATCATTCCGACGGCTGGGCCGATCAGGGAAGGGATAGCAAGAGCCAACATGACTAGACCAGCCTGTAGAGACCCGAATCCAAAAATCTCATCCAGATGCATAGGTAGGGTAGCATCCAGAGCTCCCACACACCAGCCAAAGATGACTGcttggaagaagatgacgagGATACGAGGATGCCTGAGGAGCAGAATAATGGGTGGGATCTGAACCCACACCTTTCTTCCAAACACCTGGAACCACATGATAGcctgaggagaaggaccaGGTTCAGCTTCGGTCTCCATAGTCGATTCCCAATCTTCGATATCGATGCCTTCTTCGATACGTTTCtgctcagcctcctcggccttctttttcgccttttccagctcctcctgggCAAATTCTGCCGGATAGAGTCTCTTGTAGTCCGATCTCTCCAGCATAATTAACCGCAAAATGACATCTAGACCCAAAACTCCGAAGGAGACGTAGAATACAGCGTTGTAGCCAACTCTATCGTACACAGCTCCTCCGATAGTTGGTCCCAGAAACGTGCCTAATGACATTCCAATGTCTGGGAAGCCCATAAACATGCCTATCGTGTCTGGATCCGAGGCATCAGCCAGGATCGCCAGTCCGGACACCCACACAATTCCTCCGCTGGCTCCCTGGATGAATCGACCGAGATCATACACGCCAGGAGACTTGGCCCAGCAAACAATTGCTGTAGCTGCAATCAACAGAAGCAGTCCAAATAGCATTACTGGCCGTCTGCGTTTCATGTGGTCGGCCACAACGCCTGTGAGAACCGAGAGAACGACAAGGCCGGCTGCGTAAAGCGCCAGGGCACGGGAAATCTGGTTCTGAACATCGTCTTCAGGCACCCCCATCTGGGAAGAAAATGCAAAGGGAATGACTGGCACCACAATTCCGTAAAGGAATGTGTCGGTGAAGACTGCCAGGGTAATGGAAGTGATGATAACCGGGTTGGACGAACGCCATTTGACCATTTTGAGCGTTCGTAGCCATGGAATGTGCCATTCTGCAACATCCACCAGTTTGTAAACAGGAGATGACTTGAACGCAGACCATTTTCGGGTAACTTTCTGTCGGGTTTCAGTAGGGCCTGTCTTCTGCTCGATTCCAATAGGGGCGATGGGTGCGGTGGTGACTTTGAATCCGATCCTGCCAGGAAGAACAGCCTCCATATTCACCTGTTGGAGAGGGTCTTGTGGCGAGCCTGGAGGAGGGCTGGTGAATTCGACCTGCGGCGGCGAGGCAATTTTGTGCTCTGCTTCAGTCATGGCGGCTTTTGGCGAGGCCCAGAATTTCGAGAGTCTCGGGCctgttatatatatttgtCACGCTTGCCTTACTGTGTGTGCCTTGCCTATATTTTGTAACTCAAATTTGGCTCTAGTACGAGCTTAACTTTTTTGGGCCTgggttgtggtggttgcaAGAGTTACAATTGCGACGGGTGATGCTGAAATCAATTCTTGAGGAGATCCTGAAGTGATTTTAGTTGCTTCTATCTCAATCGGAAGCCTGTTAAATCCTCATATCACCGTCTCAAGTCTCTCTAAAGACTCCTGCAcactctcctcctcgataACTGTATTTGATGCGACTCATGCGAGCGATACCTGTATCAATGTATGGACGTGTACCTGATGTGGGAATGATAACATCGATACTACAGCACTATTGGCAGTTGTGTGAGAATGTTGCCACCTTGCCCAATCTTCCAAAACGATGATGGCGTGAACAACTAGATCTCACACCATACGCATCACATCAACATTTGTGCCACACTACTATACCCGGCTCGTATTGAGCATCTCTGCCGTTCTGCAAACTGCCCCTTTAGGCAGGTGGATGCACCTTTTTGTCACCGGAATCGCGTCTCGAGGGGAACGATGAAAAGTGGATGGTCTCGAAATCCAGTTTTTGGTTGTTTAGACCGATATAAATGTCTGAAAAGCATCCTACCCTCGCCACTTTTCCGTGCCATCCACTCAAACGGTTTTAGCTCCATGTCTAAACTCCCTAGCGTCTGAGCGTATCAGTCTGCCTGGAGACTCCAAAATTACTGTAGCCCTTTCTCCAGGTGCGCAACGTTATTCGAATCTTCCGCACACCTCCACGGGGGACTGCTGAGAGGTACCACAGAGATGCGGCCGTGCAGGGGAAAATGCGAGAAAATATTCAAAATTGGAACGGCAGAAATATCACCGCTAGTTGGAATTTTCGGAATTTACCCATTTTTCTGCACCCGCCAATACTTCTCCTTCTACGGCTCTCGTGTAACTCAAACTCCAACTCTACTCAAAATGGCAAACCTCCCAAAAGCATCTCATGAGACTCATGAGAATGTGAAGGACAACAATACAGTACTATAAGTATGGGACTGATATCTGAGGTTATACACCCTATTGTGTGTATGCGTGTAACTAAATCTGTTTAGTTGTATTCTGTTCAGTTGCATGGTCAAACTAGATCTTGTaagtgtactgtacaagtacatactgtatgtactcgtagggTGAACTGATAAAAACGGGCACCTGACACACATCCAAACTATAGATGAACAACAATGTATATCACCGTACTCGTAATAAGACACTCATTGTGCTCCCTTTTTAGACGCCGAGGCTATCGCTCTCACTTATCACTCGTAAAAGTAGCCTATCAGTGGACATCACTCTCAATTGTCACCTAATTACAGTTAGCCAAGACTCGTATAGTCTCTCTGCGGCTTGATGCCACCCCTTAACGTCCTGCATCCATAGTGGCAAGTCTGCGGGTCCAGATGCTGTTTGAAGGGTGTCTTTGATGTAGCATTGGCTGGACGTTTATTTTTGATTGAGTATCGACGACCGCTTGTGATTGTAATGGGCTACTTTGTTctcgtacatactatagTTCGGCATGAACACCACAGCTGAAGTAGGACTCTGCCAAACAAGCCATATAGCGGTGTTTCGCATGGAATTTCTCTGCTATCATTCTAACAAACTCTTTGCGTTGCCATAACTCACAATTATTATCAATTGGTGTCATCAAAAACGGATACAGCACCTCATTCACCTCACCTCAATGGTGCAAGAGCTAGTATGAGCTACATGCTCGAGAAATCTATCAAGCACGGCTCTTGCCTAATGAAAGCTAAGCAGAGCTCAACCGAAACATCTCAAAGGCACTGCTAATACTCCCCCATGTGATTCCACATCTTTTCAGAGGCAGTTTCGGAAACCCGGTAACGGCTTTTTCGGCCCGACCCGCTTCCGAAACACTCCCGACCCGATCCTATCTCAACTTCCGAAAAGCAATTTGAGGTAATTGTGAACGGTGCGAATATtgagaaaaagaaaagtaCTGATTGCCACCGACAAAAAAGATCGGCTGTGGAAATCGATTTTCTATGGTATCGTTCTCTTAGGACTATAGACTACGTAGCTACAATATTTACATGTTTGACCCAATGTGAACAGACACTGTCGCTTTACAAAGGTGACTACGAGTTCGGTAAGAATTAATACGGAGGCCACCATTCCAAGATTGGCCACTTATtacatacaatacattCACTACTGCTATAATCAAACATTTTTTCTCTATAATTTATCAGTCTCATCTCAGACTGTCTACCCTCATCGTAATTTTTCACTTGTTGAAGTCTACCTCGTTCAACCCGGAGGTGTCACACATACCTCGGAAAATaccctccttgtcgttgtaCAAGTTCCAGGGCGTGTCGTACTGGTTGATCTCGCCGGACTCAAGCACCAAAATACGATCATACTTGGCAATGGTTCGCAGTCGATGGGCGATACACAGAATCGTGCAGTGGCCAAACTCCCGTGAAATGGTCTCCTGAACCAGCTTGTCCGTCTTGTAGTCGACATTTGATGTGGCTTCGTCCAGCACCAAAATTTTGGTGTTTCTAAGCAGTGCTCGGGCTAGAGTCAGCAGCTGTCGCTCACCTAGAGAGAAGTTGCTGCCGTCAGCCTCCACCTTTTGATCCAGATGAAACTTACCCTCAGTCTCTCCTTCATCGAGAAGTCCAGACCGTCGTAGAGAACCCCATAGCTCAGCATCAGAGTATTGCTCCAGAGGATCCAAATTAGACCGGATGGTGCCCAGGAACAAAACTGGCTCCTGGGGAATGATGGACAACTGAGACCGAAGCTGATGCAGTCCAATAGTCGAAAtgtcaacaccatcaatAGTAATAGAACCCTCAGCAAGCTCCACAATTCGATACAGAGTCTGCAAGATGGTACTCTTACCGGCTCCTGTTCGTCCACAGATACCCACCTTGTGTCCTCCCTGAAAGTCGACAGACAATGACTTGAGCACGTAAGGAAGTCCATCTCGGTACTTCATGGACACATTGTTGAAGCTGATGGCTCCCTGCTCAGGCCAGTTGGGTCGCTGGTCGAGCTCTGTACCGTCCACTTCTcgagcagcctcagcagGAATGTTGTCCTTGTAGTAAAGAATTCGCTCTGTGGCGTTCATGCAGTTTTCGAGTTCAGCAACGGCCTGGGCAACCATAGACATGACTTCGGGGATAAAGGAGGCCGCGGAAATGATCAGACCCATGTTGGAAGGGGTGAGATCAAAGACTCCGACAGCAACAAGAATAGTGGCCACCAGAACGACCAAAGAACCCAGACCATCCAGACGGAGAGACAGCCATCGCTGGTTTGCAGCAGTGAGGAAGTAGGCACTGTCCATATCATCGAGAGTAGCCTGAAGCTTGTTCATGAGCCGATGCTGGGCCTTGTacatgatgatgacggGCATACCGGAAATGGACTCGTTGAAGACACTCATCATGTGCGACCGTTCAATGGAGTCAATTCGCTTGACTTCACGAGCTGACTTTCGGTAGTAACCTAGAGAAACGTAGAAGACAAAACCGACAGGGACAAGCACAAGAGTCACATAAGGAACGTAGACACAAGTAAGCAggaagttggagaagaatgCGGAGACGCCAAAGAACAACATAGTCAATCGCATAGCCAGCTCGTTATCCAGAGAGTCTGTGTCTCGGGTGAACCGGTTGATGATACGACCCTGAGGAGTGGTATCGAAGAAAGAAGTTCGTGCAGCGAACACCGAGTCCAAAGCATGATTGTGTAGATTTCTTGCTGCCATGGCAGAGTTGATCTCATTGACAATCATGTATCCTGCCACagcaagaagcagaagaatACCCAGCATGATGTAAATTCCGGTGTAGAAGTTTCTGGAGGCATGGAAACGGTCACCTGTCCAGAACGAGAGCCATACAGATGTGAAGACAAACAGAAAGGCAATCACAATCATGGAAATGAAGATCATGCCAATGAACATCATTACCTTGACCCTACTGGGGTTGGCCTGACGAAAATACTGCCAGTACACATGCAAACCAACTGCATCTCTCATtcgctcttcttcctccatCATGTTATCGTTCTCCTCAAATGCCGAGACTGTAGTGGTCACCTTTTGCAGCTCTTGAGTGGCATCTGCCAAAATGGAAATGGTCTCAGCTGCATCCTCatactcctccttgttaTCGCAGTCGTCTTCAAGATCGCCTTCAATAACAACCTCAGTCTCGTCGACAGcaaccacctcctccttggacatgGAACCAGCCGCCAAAAGAGCCTTGAACTGCTCATTGTCAGCCTCCAGCTCTTGGTACGTACCAATATGAAACTGGCCTTCGGCATCCATGAAAATCACATGATCAGCCTTAGGCAGCACAGACAGCTGATGGGTGGCCAGAATTCGAGTGGAGTTCTTGGCTAAGCCTCGAAGACAATCGTCCACAATACCAGCACCTACTCGAGCGTCCACAGCCGACAGGACGTCGTCCATGATGAGAATCTCGGGGTTTCCATATATAGCACGTGCGAGGTTGATTCGAGCTTTTTGACCGCCCGAAACTGTGATGCCTCGCTCTCCAATCATGGTATTGTCTCCGTGAGTCATTATTTTGAGATCCTGGCTCAGCTGACAGGCAGTAACCACAGTTCTATACCATTCAGAGTCGAATTTTCGCCCAAACACAATGTTATCTCGAACTGTGGCGTTTTGAATCCACGGCTCCAGACATCCAATCCACTCTGTGGACGACACTCGCACGGAACCGCCTGTCAAAACCATAGATCCAGTGATGGCAGCAAGAAGAGACGACTTTCCAGAACCAATGGGACCGGTAACAACGACAAATTCACCCCGCTTGATTTTGAAAGACAGGTTGTTGAAGCCCTTGAAAGTCGACTTAAGAGTACCCTTTTCAGACTCACTGGATCCCTCGGTCTTTTCGTGttccacctcctcttccacaaCCACCGCGATCTCCTTGGCCGCCTTCTTGGccgccttcttggccttcttctcggccttcttcttatccttttcctccttctttgcATCTTTAGCCTTCTCTTTGTCGCTCTTATCATCGACAACTTCTGGCCAGATGAAAGAGGCGTCTTCCACAATCACAGCGTCATCAGTAGATTCAAGAGTAGCGTCAAAAACTGTAGTGGGAGTCGACTCCTCGGCCCCAAGGAACCGCTGGATACGTCTGAGAGCCACTCGAGcgtctccagcagcctGGAGGGCCTGGGGAAGAACAGCAAGAGCAGGCAGGAGTAAATTGAAAAGCGTCAGAGAAGAGAACATTCGAGCAGGATCAGTTCCATGACCTAGAGCAGCGTAGGTGATGAAAGACAACGC
This genomic interval from Yarrowia lipolytica chromosome 1E, complete sequence contains the following:
- a CDS encoding uncharacterized protein (Compare to YALI0E25113g, no similarity), which encodes MSTIQKYSVVTPRSLGLDGVNFKGFELDRIFTPGANLQDMPITTWELLQFHIQHAILVFLHDTIDFWYQIHGDVNHAATSVLLMVRTWTLWLVALAPARPHRGSSRNDNARHRGQQLRRYGSGSSFRSTDSSDSSATTHHPSWTHQLRTWITGCVVSVSRRLPLASRHLSWLYASASSDLGAHLGLLEQQKSPLLIKREVSKLGTVPNNVGFVFELQPLLEGPPELSLPKPLHLATGEVIYPSQDEVDQAQGEIDAYRVKMAVHNDREQARIKQSIANIVVWCSVVGIKRVTIYEDSGALLRDHDSLWEIIQRQLKAYYGCTATNCGSRPDFVTIHSPGISLSNKYDNDSGKLHSLTPKGRSDSAQPMATSTPMGSPKDEAMTALSASPESVEMWGVDLTLISGTDGMTKAAQVSNLWLSQATVSPPVVDVDAVHQSLLELTRGPIELLYVATKPYCSVRRFPQSSINDSVLVYDNPRCTFSEYVTGSLPADSVVRRSLQNIFGPPSQSRDEGGMLFEFFYRGLETYARALSSEFRSMDRRRARRKRQQRQREKKEDGGTRGSIRGSLGRNRKKESEKAATEDTQSLRSSIRGSFSRKGKEKEV
- a CDS encoding uncharacterized protein (Compare to YALI0E25135g, highly similar to uniprot|P32485 Saccharomyces cerevisiae YLR113w HOG1 ser/thr protein kinase of MAP kinase (MAPK) family), which encodes MADFIRTQIFGTCFEITSRYVDLNPVGMGAFGLVCSAKDQLTDQNVAIKKIMKPFGTPVLSKRTYRELKLLKHLRHENLICLSDIFISPLEDIYFVTELLGTDLHRLLMTRPLEKQFIQYFLYQILRGLKYVHSAGVVHRDLKPSNILVNENCDLKICDFGLARIQDTQMTGYVSTRYYRAPEIMLTWQKYDVEVDIWSTGCIFAEMLEGKPLFPGKDHVHQFSIITELLGSPPEDVIHTICSENTLRFVRTLPRRERIPLASKFRNADPEAIDLMEKMLVFDPKKRITAAEALAHPYLAPYHDPSDEPVAEERFDWSFNDADLPVDTWKVMMYSEILDFHNVDIDVNGQPPQGQFEQVHAQAQAAVAQNEAARAREQEQQQQEQQ
- a CDS encoding uncharacterized protein (Compare to YALI0E25179g, weakly similar to uniprot|O74852 Schizosaccharomyces pombe), translated to MTEAEHKIASPPQVEFTSPPPGSPQDPLQQVNMEAVLPGRIGFKVTTAPIAPIGIEQKTGPTETRQKVTRKWSAFKSSPVYKLVDVAEWHIPWLRTLKMVKWRSSNPVIITSITLAVFTDTFLYGIVVPVIPFAFSSQMGVPEDDVQNQISRALALYAAGLVVLSVLTGVVADHMKRRRPVMLFGLLLLIAATAIVCWAKSPGVYDLGRFIQGASGGIVWVSGLAILADASDPDTIGMFMGFPDIGMSLGTFLGPTIGGAVYDRVGYNAVFYVSFGVLGLDVILRLIMLERSDYKRLYPAEFAQEELEKAKKKAEEAEQKRIEEGIDIEDWESTMETEAEPGPSPQAIMWFQVFGRKVWVQIPPIILLLRHPRILVIFFQAVIFGWCVGALDATLPMHLDEIFGFGSLQAGLVMLALAIPSLIGPAVGMMVDKFGVKLFATLGFICACPCFILLRLPDHHNVRQVVLLCALLALLGASLVVLVGPVMTDLASFTAKLEKRRPGFYGKGGGLASAFGIFNVAFSIGIIIGPLQAGATKDRSGWGMMVLSVGLVSVISAIPTFLFSGGYLFSKANKGKTLFQRVFRSPNAWEKEEKAAREEERRRLRMERSKEETGDGGIEKSLGVKEMDMGIDDTT
- a CDS encoding uncharacterized protein (Compare to YALI0E25201g, similar to uniprot|P53049 Saccharomyces cerevisiae YGR281w YOR1 ATP-binding cassette transporter protein) is translated as MGKTEVTQESLECGSVTSSLGKKPFSIITLFTGRRIPPVPTEKPDSAEERAGILSKLTWQWLSPLLKTGYLRNIEREDLYKVRERNSAAVIQQRLESNLEKQYAKYHAKLLKKGLSEQEAHLKLQDSAKPLVLALNQTFFWKFWLAGLFALVKDLCGIASAMVSRVLIEYIQDRYLYRGTDREPKVGRGVGPSIGLFLLAVGVTFFFNHMFYNVKMVGAQARAALVAVIYSKSTRLSAKGRAQYTTGKITNLAAIDAHRVDLSCESFHYITIFLPVVGCAIAVLVVNLKVAALVGIATMIVLIFVVAGITIFSMKLRAIIVKLTDKRVTYIREALQSIRIIKYYGWEVPYCDKIKKVRLDETRNYAKMGSIRGTAIGMFQALPILAGALSFITYAALGHGTDPARMFSSLTLFNLLLPALAVLPQALQAAGDARVALRRIQRFLGAEESTPTTVFDATLESTDDAVIVEDASFIWPEVVDDKSDKEKAKDAKKEEKDKKKAEKKAKKAAKKAAKEIAVVVEEEVEHEKTEGSSESEKGTLKSTFKGFNNLSFKIKRGEFVVVTGPIGSGKSSLLAAITGSMVLTGGSVRVSSTEWIGCLEPWIQNATVRDNIVFGRKFDSEWYRTVVTACQLSQDLKIMTHGDNTMIGERGITVSGGQKARINLARAIYGNPEILIMDDVLSAVDARVGAGIVDDCLRGLAKNSTRILATHQLSVLPKADHVIFMDAEGQFHIGTYQELEADNEQFKALLAAGSMSKEEVVAVDETEVVIEGDLEDDCDNKEEYEDAAETISILADATQELQKVTTTVSAFEENDNMMEEEERMRDAVGLHVYWQYFRQANPSRVKVMMFIGMIFISMIVIAFLFVFTSVWLSFWTGDRFHASRNFYTGIYIMLGILLLLAVAGYMIVNEINSAMAARNLHNHALDSVFAARTSFFDTTPQGRIINRFTRDTDSLDNELAMRLTMLFFGVSAFFSNFLLTCVYVPYVTLVLVPVGFVFYVSLGYYRKSAREVKRIDSIERSHMMSVFNESISGMPVIIMYKAQHRLMNKLQATLDDMDSAYFLTAANQRWLSLRLDGLGSLVVLVATILVAVGVFDLTPSNMGLIISAASFIPEVMSMVAQAVAELENCMNATERILYYKDNIPAEAAREVDGTELDQRPNWPEQGAISFNNVSMKYRDGLPYVLKSLSVDFQGGHKVGICGRTGAGKSTILQTLYRIVELAEGSITIDGVDISTIGLHQLRSQLSIIPQEPVLFLGTIRSNLDPLEQYSDAELWGSLRRSGLLDEGETEGKFHLDQKVEADGSNFSLGERQLLTLARALLRNTKILVLDEATSNVDYKTDKLVQETISREFGHCTILCIAHRLRTIAKYDRILVLESGEINQYDTPWNLYNDKEGIFRGMCDTSGLNEVDFNK